The Polycladomyces zharkentensis DNA window GGAACCTGCGCCAGCGCGAAGTGGTCACCCAGCTGATCGACAAGATCGTCAGCTTTGACAACATCACCAAAGTGAACTCGATTCTCAAATCGTTGGGTGAAAATGTCTCCACCAGCATTACGGTGGATGAAATGATCACCTTGCAAAAAATCTACCGGGACATACCCAAGAAAAACATCCAGACCATCAGCATCAAGGGCGAAAACAAACGCCTGAAATACTGGTACTTCTTCGTCAGCAAAAAAGAACGGCAGCGAATCAGTGACATCCTGCGCAAACAGCTGGAACTGAAACCCGAAAAAATTCCCGGACCTGACCTGACTGAAGGCATCCTTGACGATTCATCCGAAGGGGACGGGCAGGACGATGGTTCGTTGGGTAACGGTAACGGTGACGGTATCGATTCATACGATCAAAGCGGGGGTTCCGACTACTAAGTCGGCCCTCTTTTTTTTGGGTCCCGGATCATGCCGGGCAGACGGAGTGAACCAGATCGGGGATGTTTGATCATCTTGCCGAGCGGGAGCAGCCGGTTCTCCCGTCTGATCCACCAACGTCCCGACGCGTCCCCAAACGACGTGTGGACCCGTTTCCACGACGGTAAATGGGATACGATCATATTGCCCATGATCACACTTTCTTTATAAAGGGACGGCATGACAAACCATATACGCATGCACGTTCATTCCTTTTCACTGGTATTGAGTGGATTTGTTTATTAGGATAGAGGATATCGGAATATGCGGCTACCCTTTCGACAAAGGTTTTCAAAACATCGGCTCATCCCTGCCGCATGCGGATGATTGTAGGTTGATGACAGGAAGGTGAAGCAGATGGAAACCCGTTACCGAACCGTGAAGGGATATGGCGAAACAGAAATCGTAATCCAAAAATCGCGGTTTATCACCCGCGTCAACCGTGTTGCCAACGAGCAGGAGGCAGCCACATTTGTGGAGGAAATCAGCAAAAAGCACTGGGATGCAACCCACAACTGCTACGCCTACGTCACCCGCGGCACCCAAGTGCAAAAATCGTCGGACGACGGTGAACCGGCAGGAACGGCCGGTCGACCCATCTTGGAAGTGATCCGAAATCGAGACTTGCATGATACGGTTATCGTGGTCACCCGTTATTTTGGGGGGATCAAGCTGGGGGCTTCCGGCCTGATACGCGCATACAGCCAATGCGCCGCAGCCGGCATCGACACCGCCGGGGAAGTGGAACGCATTTTGCACAAAAAAATGTCGATTACGACGGATTACTCGTTCGTCGGCAAAATGGAACATGAACTGCGTACCCACGGATTCGACATGGAGCCGCCGGAGTTTACCGATCAAGTAACCTGGCACCTCTGGATACCGCTCGGAGAAGAAGCCGAGGTTACAAAATGGGTGACTGAACTGACCAACGGGAGGGCCTCCATTACCGAAGGGGAAACGATGTTCCGGGAAAAAGAAGTAAATCCCTAGGGTGCGTCCACATCCCATCCGGTAAATGTTTTCCATCGGGAAAGCGATGCGCCCAATATGAACAGGAAAAAAGCCCCATGCTAATGCGTGGGGCTGAGGTTATTGACAAACTCCGTTGGCGTGCCGCTCCGTAGCGGCAGCCAGAGTCGCTCGACGGGAAATTCGGACCCAATACCTAAAAGAGGGTGGCCGTTTTCCCACGAGCGACCTTTGAGCGCAGCGATTCAGGAGCGAGAGGGAAAACGGTGCACCCGGAATTGGGAGTGGTTCAACACTTTGTCAGCAGTCTGAGCCCCACGTTGATGCGTGGGGCTTTTTGTCAAAACGCCGGAACGACGGCGCCTTTGTATTTTTGCTCGATGAATTTCTTCACTTCCGGGGAAGTGAGCGCTTTGGCCAGCTTTTGGATGGCCGGTTTCTTTTCATTGCCCGCCTTGACCGCCAGTACATTGACGTAGGGGGAATTTTTGTCCTCGATAAAGAGTGAGTCCTTCACCGGATTCAAGTTGGCTTGCAACGCATAGTTGGTGTTGATGATCGCCACATCCACCTGATCCAGCACCCGCGGCAGGATCGCCGGCTCCAGCGGCTTGAACTTCAGGTTTTTCGGATTGGATTTGATGTTGTTGAGCGTTTTGTCACCTTGACGGTTATCCAGTTTGATCAGGCCTTGCTGATCCAAGAGTAACAGCACCCGTGTCATTTCGCTGGTGGCATTGGGCAGAGCGACGGTCGCACCATTGGGGATCTGCGATTTGGATTTGTATTTTTTGGAATAGGCGCCCATCGGTTCGATGTGTACACCCACCACTTTGACCAAATGCCAACCCTGCTCTTTGTTGGAGGCTTCCATCCAGGGGATATGTTGGAAATAGTTGGCGTCCAACTCCCCTTCCTCCACCGATTTGTTGGGAAGGACATAGTCTTGGAACACACGCACTTCCAAATGGACGCCCTGTTTTTCCAAGATCGGTTTGACATGGTTCAAAATCTCGGCATGGGGAACTTGCGTCGCCCCTACACGTATGGTTGCTTCATCCTTCTTGCCTGCACCGCAAGCGGTCGTCGCCAACATCATGACCAGTGCGAGCAGACCGATCAACCATTTTTTCATCATCGCACCCTCCTCGTGCATGGATTTTGGTGAACCTTTTTCCCTTTCGTCTCTTGAATTGCTGGACCCAAAGACCGATCACGGGGAAAAGGCCACCCTGCTTTTTGCAGTTCCTGTATCTTATCGTTTATCGACGCGTCGGGCCAGCCAGTCGCCGCACCATTGTACCAGCTGAACAAATATGACGAGCAACAGGCCACACGCGTACAGCATCTGATCGTTGAACGATTGGAACCCAAAGCGGTATGCCGCGTCACCCAATCCGCCGCCACCCACGATGCCCGCCATCGCCGAGAAGCTGATCAGGGCCACACAGGTGACGGTCAACCCGGAGATGATTGCCGGTTTGGCTTCCGGCAGGAGCACCATGCGGACGATCTGCATCCGGGTAGCCCCCATCGCTTGGGCGGCTTCAATCACTCCCCGGTCGATCTCCCGGATGGCGGTTTCCACCATTCGGGCGTAGAAGGGGGCCGCTCCCGCGATCAGAGGAATCGTGGCCGCCGTCGGACCAAGCGTGGTGCCGACCAACAGCTTGGACAGCGGGAACAGAAAGAGAACCAGTACAATGAACGGCACCGCCCGGAACAGGTTGACGATCAGGCCCAAGATCCGCTGGATCACAACGTTTTCCCACAGGTGTCCCTTATCCGTGATCACGAGGAGCACCCCCAACGGAATGCCGATCACGGCCGAGAAAAACGTGGAGATGGCCACCATGTACAGCGTTTCCCCGGTCGCTTGCCACAAAAGGGTGGTGTCCAGTTGATCAAACATACGGGATCACCTCCGAACTGCCCTCAAATTCCCGGATCGCCTCCACTGCATCCCGGACTTGGTCCCCTTCTCCGCTCACCCGCAAGGTGATCGTTCCGTCGTTTTCCTCATGGTCAGGCAAGATCGTCACTGTCACGCCTCGTTTTACCCAATCGGCCAAGCGGGACCAGATGCGATCCAAATCATTTGACCGCACCTGGATCAAAGCGGCATGCTCTTTTGAAGCTTCCAGTTCTTCAGTGTGATAGGACTGTACGAATTGTCGGGTAACCGGGTGTTTCGGTTGCCGGAACAGCGTATCCACCTCACCCAGTTCCACCACTTTTCCGGCTTCCATGACGGCCATGCGGTGGCACAGCCGTTTGACCACACTCATTTCATGCGTGATGATCACCATCGTAATGCCGGTGTCCCGGTGGATCTCCTTCAACAATTGCAAAATGGAAGCTGTCGTCTCCGGGTCCAGTGCCGATGTCGCCTCATCACAAAGCAAGACGCTCGGATCATTGGCCAACGCCCGTGCGATGCCGACACGCTGTTTCTGTCCCCCGGACAGTTGGGCGGGATACGCGTTTGCCCGATGGGCAAGACCCACCCGTTCCAGCAAGGCATCCACTTTTTCCCGGATTTCCTTTTTCGATTTGCCCGCCAGCTCCAAGGGGAAGGCCACATTTTCCCACACGGTGCGGGACCATAGCAAGTGGAAATGCTGAAAAATCATGCCGATTTTCTTTCGCGCTTCGCGCAACTCCCGCTCGCTGCTTTCGGAAATGGAAATGCCATCCACCGTGACACTGCCCGAAGTGGGTTTTTCCAATCCGTTGAGCAGTCGAAGCAATGTGCTTTTCCCCGCTCCGCTGTGACCGACGATCCCGAAAATTTCTCCGCGTTCGATGCGGAGATTGATATCCTGTAACGCGACCACATCCTCGCCTTTCGAGGAAGGGTACACTTTGTTCACTTGGTCGAGTACAATCATCGCGTTCACCACCTGTCTGTAAGAAAAGATCCCTTTCTGCCAGAGCAGAAAGGGATCTTATTTATCATAAAATCGCCTCTCTCATCTGCCAGAACCGATGGGCTCTGCAGGAATTGGCACCATTTCCGCGTGCATACCGCGGACGGTTGCCGGGTTTCATCGGGCCAGTCCCTCCACCTCTCTTGATAAGAGCGCGCAACATCGTCGTATCAAGTTGTCAGATTACATCCTACCACGACAACGTTCGCGATGTCAACGACATTCTTCTTTCCCATAATATACAAATTTTTTTGATGAATGATGACGGTAGATTACCATGAGATTACATTTCGTTTACAAATGGCCAAAAACCCACTACGGCGACGGACATTCGCGTATAATAAAGACAATCAAGGACACGAACAACGGAGGTGCCCGACATGAGCACGGTTGTCGGCAAATCGTTTTGGATCGGCCTGATCAATGCGACCGGTTTAAGCCTCCCGTTTTGGCTTCTCCTGTATATGGCCCTTCGGCTGACCTTTTAATGGGGGATTGCCACAGCCGGAGCTTCATGTGTCGGGAAAGCTTGTGATACAAATGAACAGAAACGGGAAAAAACGGATTACCCTCGGGGCAATCCGTTTTGTCTTGGCACAGCGAATCAACGGGCACCGTTACCGGTCAGCACCACCCATACCGTACGCAGCAGAATGCGCATATCCAGCGCGAACGATTGCCGTTTGATGTAGTACATATCCAATTCGAATTTCTCTTTCGGTGTCATGTCATAACCACCGTTCACCTGTGCCCATCCGGTCAAACCCGGTTTCACCAACAGGCGATTTTTGAATCCGGGAATCTCTGCGGCAAATTTCTCGGTGAACATCGGTCTTTCCGGCCGCGGGCCGATCAAACTCATGTCCCCTTTCAAGACACTGATCAGCTGCGGAATTTCATCGATCCGCGTCTTGCGGATAAACCGTCCTACGCGGGTCACTCGGGGATCGTTTTTGGATGCCCATTGCGGACCGTTTTTCTCCGCGTCCACCCGCATGGAGCGCAGTTTGACGATATAGAAGGGTTTCCCGTGCAAGCCGACGCGTTCCTGTTTGTAGAAGACGGGACCTTTTGATTCCAATTTGATCGCAATCGCGGTCAACACCAATACCGGCAAGGTCAGAATCAAGAAAGTAACGGAAAAAATGATTTCAAATACCCGTTTGGCAATCGGGTACCAGCCCGAAGGCGGTTGGTAAACGCCTTCCGAGTACAAGTGCGCGTCCCCTTCAAACACTGCTTTCGATCGCATCCGCAAACCACTCCTGCTTAATATAATTGCCACAAATCCTTCCCGAATCGAGCCGCTCATCCGGCGGCCCACACCTGCGAACCTGTCTGCTTCGTGGTTTGACCGTTCCGTACTCCAGATAACTCGTAACCAGTATACTGTGTTTGCCGTTCGGTGACAACAGTTGAAAAACTCCGCAGGATGGAGGAATCACGAGATCCTTCTATATAATGAGACGTGTTTTGTTACAAAAACGTTTCACGTTTTTTACGGCCATATTTCAATCATCCGGTAATCCGTTCGCGATAATAGCTCAATGTTTTCCGCAAGCCCACGGAAAGCTCCGTCTCCGGGCGCCAGTTCAGCATCTCCATCGCACGCCGGTTGTCGAAGTAACTATGCTTAATATCTCCCGGACGGTCTGGCGCATGATGGATTTCCATTTTTTGTCCACTCACTTCCTCAAACAGGGCGATCAGCTCATTGATGGACGTCTTTTGACCGGTTCCGATATTCAAAATCTGTCCGTCCCCGTTGATCAGCGCCGCCACATTGGCGCGCGCCACATCCTCCACGTAAATGTAATCGCGTGTCTGTTCGCCATCACCGAAAACTGTGATCGGTTCACCTTTGAGTACCTTTTCGATGAAAATGGAGATGACGCCGCCTTCCCCGCGGGGATCTTGACGGATGCCGTAAACGTTGGCGTATCGAAGCACTGTGTAAGCCAACCCGTGCAGCTGGGCATACACTTGCAAATAATGTTCCGGTGTATGTTTGGAAATACCGTAACCGGAAAGCGGTGCAACCGGATGCTTCTCGTCGATCGGCAAATATTCGGGATTCCCGTACACGGCCGCAGATGAGGCGTACACTACCTTGCGCACACCGGCATTACGGCACGCTTCCAGCAAATTGAGCGTCCCGATGATGTTGGTCCTGGCATCGTGCAACGGATCCTGTACGGACGTGGGTACGTCGATCTGTGCGGCCTGATGAATCACCACTTCGGGTCGCGTTTCGGCGACAACGTCAGACAAACGATGATCGGTGATGTCCATACGGTAAAATGTCACTTCGGGTCTGAGATGCGTTTCCTGTCCCGTGCTGAGATTATCCACCACGATGACGTCATCACCGCGTTCCAACAAAAGATCCACGATGTGGGACCCGATGAACCCTGCTCCTCCCGTAACCAACACTTTCATGTTATTACTCCTCTCTATACTGTCGACGGCATCGCCACGGAAAATCCGAAGCAAAATGCCCGCTCTGAACAAGTCCGGACTCTTGCATGTTATGCGAAACAGGCGCGATACAGGACGCCTGTGACCGTTTTGGGTATCCTTTGCAACCGAAATATTACACCAATGTTACACATCCTTTTTTGATTGTACACGTTCCGAGCCATATTATCCACTCCGTTTTGGCAGACGGCACAAAATGTCCAAAGATTATGTCTCAAAACCATCCCCAATGAAAAAAACGACCGGCTTCGAATGAAGCCGGTGACCGTTGACAAAATTGAACCCATTTTCATTTCGGGTGCGCCGTTTTCCCTCTCGCTCCTGTATCGCACAAGGTCGTCGCAGGAAAACAGATCCTCCTTCAGGGGAGCAGATTCAAATTCCCCGTCGAGAGCGGAGTCTCAGACGGAAAATCGGTTCCCGCGGACTTGATCATCCACCCGGCCGACTTCGGATGAAGCCGGCCGTATTGTTTCAATCGTGAAGACGAACGGAAACATATTTGGTTTCGAGGAATTCCTCCAGTCCGTACTTGCCGCCTTCCCGTCCGATGCCGGATTCCTTCATGCCGCCAAACGGCGCTTGTACGGTGGAGGGAAGGCCATCATTGATGCCGACAATCCCGTACTCCAGCCGCTCCGAAACGCGGATGGCCCTGGCCAGATCGCGCGTGTACAGGTAAGCGGCCAAACCGTAGGGTGTATCGTTGGCGCGTCGGATCGCCTCTTCTTCATCGCGGAAAACGGCAATCGGCGCGACGGGACCGAATGTTTCTTCCCTTTGGACAAGCATTTCATCCGTGACACCAACCAGTACGGTCGGCTCAAAGAAGTGGACGTCTCCCTCACTGCGGCGGCGTCCGCCGGTCAAGATACGGGCGCCTTTTTCCACGGCGTCCCGGACGTGACGTTCCGCTTTTTCCGCCGCTTGTCCGTCGATGAGCGGACCGATGTCAACACCCGCTTCCATCCCGTTGCCCATACGGAGTTGTTTCACTTGTTCAGCCAGGATCCCGGCGAACGCATCAGATATCTTCTCATGGACATAAATCCGGTTGGTGCAGACACACGTTTGCCCCGCATTGCGGAACTTGCTGATGAGTACTTCCCGTGCCGCCTTCTCCAGGTCGGCATCCTCAAACACGAGAAACGGAGCATGTCCGCCCAATTCCAGACTTACCTTTTTCACAGTATCGGCCGCTTGCCGCATGATCAACTTGCCCACTTCCGTGGACCCGGTAAACGTCACCTTGCGCACTCGTTCATCCCGGAGCAGAATCTCGCCGATGGTCCGCGGATCGGTTCCGGTTACCACGTTGACAACACCCGCAGGAATCCCCGCTTCCCGGCATAATTCCGCCAACCGGAGCGCTGTCAAAGGTGTCTGTTCCGCCGGCTTGACGATCACAGTGCATCCCGCCGCCAACGCCGGGGCGATCTTGCGGGTGATCATGGCCGCCGGGAAATTCCAGGGCGTGATGGCGGCTACGACACCGACCGGTTGTCGCAGGACAAAAATTCGCTTGTCCGGATGTGTGGCCGGGATGGTGTCACCGTAGATCCGCTTGGCCTCTTCGGCATACCATTCAAAAAAGTTGGCCGCGTATTGCACTTCTCCTTTGGCTTCCGGCAACGGCTTTCCCTGTTCAGTGGTCATCAGCTCGGCCAGCTCATCCTGATGCGCCATGATCAACTCATACACCTTGCGCAAATATGCAGCCCGATCCCATGCGGTACGGGCGGACCAATCGGGAAACGCACGGTGAGCAGCCTCTACGGCACGCCGTACATCCTCGGCTGTCGCATCGGCCACTTCCCCCACCATTTCTCCGGTGGCGGGGTTGGTGACCGCAAACGTGCGTCCATTCCCCGAGGAGACCCACTCTCCATTGATATAGAGTTGATATTGCAACATCCGTTCCAAGCTCCTTTCCCATTGATGCATGAGAATTCCCGCCATATTCTTCAGCGGCCTGCAGGCAAATTCCTCCCTGCAGACCAAACCGAACAAACAGGCCCGGGAAATGTCTTATCGTCCCAACGTTTGCTCGCTCCACCTCAGCCTGCCGGGGAGCAAATCATGGTCCGAACCGGGGAACCCCCGTATGCCTCACTTAGAGAATGTGGGGTTCCTGTGACCCGGTCTCGGCTGTCGGATTCATGTTTTGTTGCCCACCTGGAAAGCAATGTCCCCCCTTACATGCGGCACGCATTTTGATCCGGAAAATCTCCGGTTACGGTTGGGCATGATTGACGGGATTCACCTCTGTTTTTGATCGGATCAGCGGAAGCCGCGTTCCGTTATCCAAAACACGGCCGTCCGTGATGTTCATCCACCGGTTTACCCCGTCCGCTTTTCAGATCAAATTTCCGATATCTCCGGATTGCAAAGGAATTTCCTTCTCCATTCCTTGCATGGTGTGTTTTTCCTTCGATAAAATATAATAACAAAAAATTGGTTCGCCACATCAATCGGAGAGTGAGGAATGGCCTTGATCAGTCGAATGGAACGACACCGAAAAAGACGCCGCTGGTGGAAATGGTTCTGGTTCGTCATGTTGATCTTGGCCGGTGTCGTGGGCTATTACGCTTACGAAATCTGGTCAGCGGCCAACAAAGCGTACGATCCGCGGGAAAAATCGGCCAAGCGGTCACACGAGGTTGACATTCATAAAGATCCCTTCTCCGTCTTGCTGATGGGAGTCGACGAACGGGAAGGCGATGTCGGCCGTGCCGACACATTGGTTCTGGTCACGGTGAATCCGGGACAAAAACAAGCCTGGATGATGAACATTCCCCGTGATACATATGTCTCCATCCCCGGAAACGGAAAGGACAAAATCAATCATGCCTATGCACGTGGGGGAAGTGAACTGACGATTGAGACAGTGGAGCAATTTTTGGATATCCCTGTCGACTACTATGTGAAAGTGAACATGCTGGGATTCGAAAAAATCGTGGATGAATTGGGCGGAGTGGAGGTTCGGGTTCCGTTTGATTTCACGTATAACGGATACACGTTCCACCAGGGAACCATGACCATGAACGGAAAAGAAGCGCTGGCCTTCACCCGTATGCGAAAAGCGGACCCCAGAGGAGATTTTGGGAGAAACGAACGGCAACAACTCGTCATCAAAGCGATTTTGAACAAAAGCACCTCGTTTGGCTCCATCACCCGACTGGACAATGTGTTTCAGCACCTCGGGGAAAATGTGAAAACGGATATGTCCCCCCTGCAACTGCTCACGTTTCAACAAATCTATCGTTCAATCGACCAAATGCACACCCATCACCTGAGCGGAAATAACACCTACATCGATGGGGTATACTACTACGTTGTGGACAAAGAGGAGCGCAACCGGGTGAAACGCCTGCTTCGGCAACACTTGGAGCTGGCCGGTGACAATCACGAATCAACCCTGATGCCGTGATGGGCTCGACGGGATTCCTTCTCTTGCCACCTTCTGCGTCGGGCGGTCTGACACATCATGAGGCAGCAGTGCTTCCCGAGTAAACGGCACGCCACGCCCTGCTGCGCGAAAAACCGGGAGAGTAAAAGGCCCAAAGCATGATGTGCCACGTTTTTCCCGTTCACCGGTTCGGAAAGTCAAAAAAGAAAACCGGCCGGTGTTGATTCCGACCGGTTTCCGTCGTTTAGACTTTTTTCACCAATGCACAGAGACGCTGGTAAAACTGCTTGGCCAGTTTTCTTCGATCGCCTTCACGGTCGATGTAGCGACGACCGTTTTCTGCGATCTGTTCCAGTTTCTCACGGGAAAAGCTG harbors:
- a CDS encoding SDR family oxidoreductase, with product MKVLVTGGAGFIGSHIVDLLLERGDDVIVVDNLSTGQETHLRPEVTFYRMDITDHRLSDVVAETRPEVVIHQAAQIDVPTSVQDPLHDARTNIIGTLNLLEACRNAGVRKVVYASSAAVYGNPEYLPIDEKHPVAPLSGYGISKHTPEHYLQVYAQLHGLAYTVLRYANVYGIRQDPRGEGGVISIFIEKVLKGEPITVFGDGEQTRDYIYVEDVARANVAALINGDGQILNIGTGQKTSINELIALFEEVSGQKMEIHHAPDRPGDIKHSYFDNRRAMEMLNWRPETELSVGLRKTLSYYRERITG
- a CDS encoding sugar transferase, translated to MRSKAVFEGDAHLYSEGVYQPPSGWYPIAKRVFEIIFSVTFLILTLPVLVLTAIAIKLESKGPVFYKQERVGLHGKPFYIVKLRSMRVDAEKNGPQWASKNDPRVTRVGRFIRKTRIDEIPQLISVLKGDMSLIGPRPERPMFTEKFAAEIPGFKNRLLVKPGLTGWAQVNGGYDMTPKEKFELDMYYIKRQSFALDMRILLRTVWVVLTGNGAR
- a CDS encoding YigZ family protein, with the translated sequence METRYRTVKGYGETEIVIQKSRFITRVNRVANEQEAATFVEEISKKHWDATHNCYAYVTRGTQVQKSSDDGEPAGTAGRPILEVIRNRDLHDTVIVVTRYFGGIKLGASGLIRAYSQCAAAGIDTAGEVERILHKKMSITTDYSFVGKMEHELRTHGFDMEPPEFTDQVTWHLWIPLGEEAEVTKWVTELTNGRASITEGETMFREKEVNP
- a CDS encoding MetQ/NlpA family ABC transporter substrate-binding protein, with product MKKWLIGLLALVMMLATTACGAGKKDEATIRVGATQVPHAEILNHVKPILEKQGVHLEVRVFQDYVLPNKSVEEGELDANYFQHIPWMEASNKEQGWHLVKVVGVHIEPMGAYSKKYKSKSQIPNGATVALPNATSEMTRVLLLLDQQGLIKLDNRQGDKTLNNIKSNPKNLKFKPLEPAILPRVLDQVDVAIINTNYALQANLNPVKDSLFIEDKNSPYVNVLAVKAGNEKKPAIQKLAKALTSPEVKKFIEQKYKGAVVPAF
- a CDS encoding methionine ABC transporter permease, whose protein sequence is MFDQLDTTLLWQATGETLYMVAISTFFSAVIGIPLGVLLVITDKGHLWENVVIQRILGLIVNLFRAVPFIVLVLFLFPLSKLLVGTTLGPTAATIPLIAGAAPFYARMVETAIREIDRGVIEAAQAMGATRMQIVRMVLLPEAKPAIISGLTVTCVALISFSAMAGIVGGGGLGDAAYRFGFQSFNDQMLYACGLLLVIFVQLVQWCGDWLARRVDKR
- a CDS encoding methionine ABC transporter ATP-binding protein, producing MIVLDQVNKVYPSSKGEDVVALQDINLRIERGEIFGIVGHSGAGKSTLLRLLNGLEKPTSGSVTVDGISISESSERELREARKKIGMIFQHFHLLWSRTVWENVAFPLELAGKSKKEIREKVDALLERVGLAHRANAYPAQLSGGQKQRVGIARALANDPSVLLCDEATSALDPETTASILQLLKEIHRDTGITMVIITHEMSVVKRLCHRMAVMEAGKVVELGEVDTLFRQPKHPVTRQFVQSYHTEELEASKEHAALIQVRSNDLDRIWSRLADWVKRGVTVTILPDHEENDGTITLRVSGEGDQVRDAVEAIREFEGSSEVIPYV
- a CDS encoding LCP family glycopolymer transferase, yielding MALISRMERHRKRRRWWKWFWFVMLILAGVVGYYAYEIWSAANKAYDPREKSAKRSHEVDIHKDPFSVLLMGVDEREGDVGRADTLVLVTVNPGQKQAWMMNIPRDTYVSIPGNGKDKINHAYARGGSELTIETVEQFLDIPVDYYVKVNMLGFEKIVDELGGVEVRVPFDFTYNGYTFHQGTMTMNGKEALAFTRMRKADPRGDFGRNERQQLVIKAILNKSTSFGSITRLDNVFQHLGENVKTDMSPLQLLTFQQIYRSIDQMHTHHLSGNNTYIDGVYYYVVDKEERNRVKRLLRQHLELAGDNHESTLMP
- a CDS encoding NAD-dependent succinate-semialdehyde dehydrogenase, with amino-acid sequence MLQYQLYINGEWVSSGNGRTFAVTNPATGEMVGEVADATAEDVRRAVEAAHRAFPDWSARTAWDRAAYLRKVYELIMAHQDELAELMTTEQGKPLPEAKGEVQYAANFFEWYAEEAKRIYGDTIPATHPDKRIFVLRQPVGVVAAITPWNFPAAMITRKIAPALAAGCTVIVKPAEQTPLTALRLAELCREAGIPAGVVNVVTGTDPRTIGEILLRDERVRKVTFTGSTEVGKLIMRQAADTVKKVSLELGGHAPFLVFEDADLEKAAREVLISKFRNAGQTCVCTNRIYVHEKISDAFAGILAEQVKQLRMGNGMEAGVDIGPLIDGQAAEKAERHVRDAVEKGARILTGGRRRSEGDVHFFEPTVLVGVTDEMLVQREETFGPVAPIAVFRDEEEAIRRANDTPYGLAAYLYTRDLARAIRVSERLEYGIVGINDGLPSTVQAPFGGMKESGIGREGGKYGLEEFLETKYVSVRLHD